In Poecile atricapillus isolate bPoeAtr1 chromosome 1, bPoeAtr1.hap1, whole genome shotgun sequence, the sequence CtgcttttttgtctttgtgATAATGAAAGTAATCCTTTCAATCTGCTTTTCTAAGAGACTGTTCTAGTTCTGTTCAAGAACTTGGGTGTTTCAGAATAACCACTAATGTAAGAGTTTGGAAATACAAGTGAGGGATGTGAATGTATTCTGCTCTCTGGCACTGCCAAGAGAATGTCACATTGCATTTGATGCCTGTCTTGAGTCATACTGGTCTGGAATCAAATCCTTCATAGAGTTCAGTTTCACAAAGCAGCATTTATGAGGAAATGGACATCATGAACTCTTAGGAAAAAGTTTCAAGGAACTGAAAGAGGTTTGGGGTTCAGTATTCTAGACTGGAGATGTTGTCACTCAGCTGAGAATATCAAAAAGAGTTCTGTTGGTTTTATAAGCGcttgaggggggaaaagaaatagGCTAGATAGTTCTCAGCCCTCTTCTATGAGAAGTATTGAGTGTACCTTACTGAACTAATTTTTGAATATAAAAGGAATGTTAGACAGCATATTTGATAACATTATAGCTGGTGTTAACAAAATGCTGTCCATAGAAGATTATGAAGTATACACTACCAGTACTTTAATATACATACCAATATTTCAGTCCTTTGAGGAAAAATTGGATTGTCTTTGCAATATGCATATGTCAGTGATAGATCCAGATATGTTACAGGGTTGTTGACATGGTTGGTTTATAACAGGATGAAAGTACAGTGTTTCATTGTTGCataaatttcattttgtaaATACATAGTGTTATGGGTAACTTAAAGCATAGTTTTAAAAGGTATGcaagtgcacacacacagactgcTCCATTaacttagtttttaaaaaaaacaacccccgAAAATACCTTGAAATTCCTCAGGCATTCGTCATTACTagtgctttatttattttttttctgtagacaTCTGCAGAGCGATTGAGTTGCTGGAAAAATTACAGAGAAGTGGAGAAGTGCCACCACAGAAGCTACAGGCATTGCAAAGAGTCCTCCAAAGTGAATTCTGTAATGCTGTGAGAGAGGTAAGTTGATGTAAGCAGTTACCTTCAGTTAAAGACCAGTATGATTTACTTTTTCCGTTTTATGCTCAGTGCAGTAAACTGATTTTGAACTTCATAAAGCTGTATTTAATTTACAGAGCTTAATAGAACAAAccttattttaaagtaatttgaaaataaactaATTTGGGACACCATAGGTGTGTAAAATAATGGCTTAGTAGCAAATCACTTCTTAAAGGTTCTTTTGAGAGTCTGTCCTTACTGGCAGCTAGCAGGATGTTATCCTGTTGGTATGTAAGAACAGACAAAGTACCAGTTGCCTATGTTATTTTTAAGCCAAATCCATGCTATCTTTAGGTGGAGTCTTGTGCCACCTCATCTTCATTCCAGGTATTCTTTTGGAGACTTTCAGGTGATTGGATGTGGTATTGGTATTACTTTTGTTAATACTAATGATAACAGCTggaatgattttaaaaatctgtttgtaGACACAGGTGTCATCTTGATGTTTTCATCCTGTTGAGGACACTGTACTTACTGTTTAGCAAGTACAAATGGTTGTCAAGGAGATGATGTGGGTTAGCCTTCAGTGCAAGCACCTCCTTAGCATTAGTATTCTTATTGTCTCTGTGTTTTCAAtcctattttttctttaaatattcaaTTAGTTACTAAAGTTGAAGTAAAATTTGGGAGTTTGTGGGGAGGGATGGGTTTGGATGATTTGGGTCAGCAAAGCCTTGAAGAGCTGCCCTTAAGTGGTTTTGTGTGCATCCATATTAAAGAGTTCCAACTTAAATCAAGCAAGAGAAAATATTCATCATGCCTTGAGTCAGGCATGCAAGCCTAGCCATAAGTATTTCCAAAGTCTGGTGAAGTCTGAATGCTGTGGAAAGAGAGAAGACTTTGGTTGAGACTGAGCAATAAAAATGCTGAGAGATTTGTTTCTTCATAGAATGTAAGATTGCCTGTTCTTGTTGTGAATCAGGGAGTAACACTAGAGGTGTGTACTTTTAATTTACACAGTTTTGAGTTGCACCTGATATTTTGTTGCATTAcctaagcagaaaaatatccaTTTTACTCATACTGAAACTGTTTTGTCTCTAAAGGTGTATGAACATGTATATGAAACTGTGGATATCAGCAGTAGCCCAGAAGTTAGAGCTAATGCAACAGCAAAGGTAAAAGCCAAACTCTATCTTGCAAAAAACACAgtagtttattacttcagaaGCAGAAGATTATATAAAATTCAGAAGGATATTATCTAGATGTCTGATAAAATGGATAAGCTTAACAGGTTATTCAAAGCTGTAGTGAgacttgttttaaaatttcttcaatttcctttttattcttggaCCTCTGAATTTTTCATGCTAGTGTTGGTGTGTAATTTCCTGACATAGGGAATTAATTGTCTCATTTGTCTTAACATTTAAGTACTTCGagataaaatacattttcagccTGCCCACTGTGTCTAGCTGAAGGAACTGTTTAATTTCTTATAAATGAGAAAATCTTGTTTCTCACAGGCCACAGTAGCTGCATTTGCTGCTAGTGAAGGTCATTCTCATCCCAGAGTGGTTGAACTACCCAAAACTGAAGAAGGTCTTGGCTTCAACATTATGGGAGGCAAAGAACAAAACTCTCCAATTTATATCTCTCGAATTATCCCTGGAGGTATAGCTGACAGACACGGAGGCCTGAAACGTGGAGACCAGCTGCTTTCTGTAAACGGAGTGGTAGGAactggtttcttttctttgtgtaGCAGTAACTGCTTGTTTCCACTTGAGGGGGCACCGAGAATACACATGGCACAAGCTCGTTGTGTCTTCTAATCTTGgcaaaatactttctttttgttctcaCAAAACAAATTTGCTTAGGCTTCTGTAGACTTGTGTGCATTGAGAGTTTTAGGATTATGCTTTGGTTATCTGTCTCAAAAAGGAACTGTACCATATATATCAGTATTTCAGATTCCAAGGAGTTATATAAATGTAGTCAAAGAATTTTGTAAAATACAAACTGCCTTCCTTTTTCATCAAAGTTTCATGATGCAGATTTTTACTAATAGAGTTTTCTGCACCTGCTAAGGTAGGTAGTAAATTATGCTATGTTGCTTTTGGCTGACCAGATCCTCATATTTTCCCAGTAAAAATGCTACTGCATTTTCACATGATGAAAACTGTAATGAGATGGAACTACAAAGTAGTGTTACCTTGtatggtatttttattttccttccacttAACTATACTGAGCTTCAGAAGCAGactttttactgtattttaagaaataaatgtcTTAAGTGCTGatgtggatttttcttttattttagtatCTTCTTCTGAAGTATTAAcagtacaaaacaaaacagtacaAAAAgtaaaactggaaagaaaaggttATGGGCAGGCTTTGACTTGAGACAGCTTTCATTCAAATGCATGTAAATATCTCCCAAACACTTGCTTTTATTTACTCTATGCAGGCTTAAAATTAATATTCTCATTATTACATCTATaaaccaaattttattttaggacTGAGGGTCAAGCTAGATTCTGGGGGTTTTTGACTTTTTAAAGGAATAGTGACTGAGTACAGACGCTGTATATCTGTACTGTAAGACCTTCTGGTTAGCACAAATCTCTGACATACTTGGCTCCTGACTATTACCTGGGAGTCCAGCTGTCCTTTGCAAGAGACATAATAGAAATCATAGCTGTAGGGATGCAACTGTCCTTGCCTTGGCCTTTTGTTATTAGGAAACACTGAGGGACTTGTGCAAAACTCTCTTGAGATGAGTCCTTCCTCACCCACAGACTCTTAAAGACAGCAAAACCACCACTCCACCCAAAAGTGAACCCGATCATCAAGCAGTTAGTACAGCTAACAGTGACTCTGTGTGTGCCTGCAcatgtataaatacatatagCTGTTGTAAGAATACAAATGAATGACTGCATAAATTGCTGTTAAGAACACTAACGTAGTCTCAGAAAAATCATTGTCATCTGATATTTACAGATGGAATCCTGTCATCATAATACACGACAGGCATTTTCTTGTGATTGTAATTTATACTTTaatgacaataaaaaaatgCCACTGCCAAGACTGCAGGGAATATGACTGAAAAACaagcttatttttttcaggTGGGAGATCTTGAGTGCACTCCAGAATTTTAGATGTTTTGATAGAATTAAACAGAACTCAACAAACCTTTTATTATCAGTTTTCAACTGAACAGCCTACACATCCACTTGaataacaaaaatgaaaacattcaaaTGTATGTGTTGTCTAAGTCTGATAGAAGAGAAAtaacttgggtttttttttaactgttgtttttctttctgtaagtAACTTTATAGTAACGGGGAAACCCTCCAATCAACAGGTACATCACCTGCCTTCTAGCTTCTAATAGCACCAGTGGGAGGTAGGCTTGGAGTAGTCCCGTCGTTGTGTTTAATAAGTTTGGGAGAAATAAGTTTTGCTGATAAAATATGTGCTGTCCAGGAATGTATAATTGGATGCAGTTTTTAAGAGCCATTGCTTAAAAATTGTAATTAGACGAATCTCGTATAATTCTAAGAAATTCTGAGAGTTGTTTTAGGAAAGCGTTTTTATTCTGGTCTTCCTGAGTTGGGTTAGGCTATTGATAATCAGTTTAGAGGAAATGAAATTGAATGTCTTGGGTTTACTGAGGGACATGTGGAGCACTAAGATGAGCAACACACTACATGTTAGTTGCTCCATTGCAAGTACCCAGTATGCACTGTTTTGCCTTGTTATAATACAGGGTAACATCAAGAAGGCAGCTATCTTGCAGTTGTCTGTGGCAATTTATTAAGCAAATTGACTGctaaatttaaaatgcatgcaaatgaagaaaaatgacattaaatTCTAAGTAAGTATTCTCCTGAAGCTTTTGATTTTTAAGTGTAATTTCATAATTTACTAAGGTTATCATTACAGAATTTACTTGTCCGATATAAACCTAAACAAGATTTTCGcactattcttttgttaatACTAATTAGCATTTTTATCATCCCCTCACTTGATTTTTTGAAACATAAGTCCTGAAATTGAATTACATTGTCCTTACACAGTCTTGAAAATAGAgtacatataaataaatacatgaataTAATTGTTTATATAGAATtgtacaaaaaacaaaagaaaaaaatctgttttcagtttATGTCTTTACTAATACTGAATGGTTTATACTTCACAGAGTGTTGAAGGTGAACACCATGAAAAAGCAGTAGAACTGCTGAAGGCAGCTCAAGGAAAGGTTAAATTAGTTGTGCGATACACACCAAAAGTCCTTGAAGAAATGGAGTCAAGATTTGAAAAAATGAGATCAGCAAAACGAAGGCAGCAAAATTAACACCGTGTGCAAtaacttaaagaaaaaatatatatcccTTTTACATTTTATAGTTTCTTTGTGACTCAGTTGATCCAATGCCTGTCATAAGACCCTGTCCTTTTTGTAGAATCATGGAACAATTGAGGTTGGAGGGACTAGATGTAGTCCATTCCCCATTGCCCATCCCAGAGGAGGGccagctggagcaggttgctcaggagTGTGAAAGCTGGGTTATTAAACATCTCTAAGGATGGAGATTCCAGAAGATCTCTGGACAGTCTGTTCTAGTGTTTTGCTCTCCCTTACACTATGAAGATCCATTCCTATGTTTAAGTAGAGCTTCTGATATTTCCACTTGCACCCGCTTCCTCTTGTCCAATCACTAGATTTACTGGGAGGAGTTAGGCTCTTCCTTTACTCCTCCCTTTCAGGCATTTACACAGGTTGGTAAGATCACccaagccttctcttctccaggcgAGAGAGACAATCCCAGTTCTCCCAATGTCTCCTTGTAAGATACTCCAATCACTTAATCAGCTTTGTGGCCCTTAACTGGATTCACTCTTGCCCATTTCTGTATTCAACTGGGGAGCCCAAAACTGGACCCAGCATTTGAGCTGCATCTCACAAGGACTGAGCAGAGTGgaagaatcccctccctcagctTGCTGGCAATGTTCTTTCCAGTGTAGACCAGGAGACTCTTGTGCTTCTTTGCTTCAAGGGCACACGGTGGCTCGTGGCTTGCTACTGCAGGGCTGCTTTGCAGTTGCTCAGTCCCCCAGTCTGGACAGGGTTGTTCCCCCTCAGTGTAGGACTTTGCACTTTTCTTTGCTGAACTTTATGAGACTCTCGTTtgcccatttctccagcctgctgAGGTCCCTTTGGATGGTTCACTGAGAGTGTGGTCTGTCCCATCCCCTGGGCTGTTTGTACAAACATGCAAACTGGGGACCCCAGCATGGGCTCTGGGGTGCATTGGTGATGATGGGCATCCAGCAGGGCGTTCTGCCACTGATCACAACAATCTGCAGTTCAGCCAGCTTCAGAATGTTTTCAGTCTCCTTCTGTTTCACAGTTTAGAAGGAATGTGTAGGTCTAGAATGGCCTAAAATGCCCTGGAAAAGCATATATGGTAATATTTCtgttgatatttttaataagcCTTTTGTCAGACTTCAAAGCCAGAAAGTGAATTTacagatttttcaaaagcatttaatAAGACATACAATCaacatccttttttttcttttcttttgacatTTCTTAGCATAGAATCTGCTGGGGTTTTTGCTAGctgagttttttaaaaaaaagaagattctTATGTAGCAGTATTTTCGCACTTTTCTTAAGAATACGTTGTATGTCAACTACAAAATGTAATCACAATCTACTGTGTAGCTGATAATGATACCGGATTTTGTAATGTTTTTGGTAAGTACATTGTTTTTACACTTCTGCTAAATTATAATTCACCATTCTGGAAATTGTATTACCTCTCCTGTAAATAATTTACAGTTGGTGTTCTTATATAATGATGTTGTAATAGCCAACATTTACAAATTTACAACAATCATTCTGcaatttacattattttgtaCTATTTTAAAGCAGTTGTGGGGAAAAACATGATTGCTGTATGTAGTTCTGGATTGACTCACtagatgtatttttatattgagAAACAGAAGATATATAAATGCAGTGCAACAGAATTCCATGTTTCCCTGACTTTCTGCTGTGTAAAAGAATTATCTTAATTGTCATACCATTCTTGTCTTTTTAGTATCATTTACTGTAGTTTTATTTACATATTGAATGTATTGGTTCTGAAATGATTAGTACCTAAATTACTGATTGTTATTAAGAGTAAAATGATCTGAGTCTTATATGCCAGGTTACTGTGACATGTGAACTTGTCTGGGGTTTTATGACTGACTGCTCCTGACTTGGGGGATTCTTGTTTGTACTACAGAAGTACTACATCACAACTGCTAAATAAGGACATCTCCATCTGTAAACAGTTACTGTCTTATCTCATGTATTCTTGATGGTGGCATGGGTTTTGTGTACCATTTTGAAAATTTCTGGACATGGATCCACTTTTTGGAATCTACCAGGTTTGATGCTGTACTTGTGTAGTttaggttttgggtttggggttgggttttttaagctTCACCTTTTGAAGAATTAATTTCATTGTCTGCTGGGCATCAGTTCACTTGTATGGCAGCTATGAGTACATCCTAATTGACTGTTAGTAATTTGATTTTTAGAGGCTTACACTGAAAAGTGCAGTTCTTGCTGTGTGGCTAATCCCTAGTCTTATTTCACATGAAGCAGTatgtgaaagaaaggaaaaggttaATAATCTAAAAATCACAGCTTGAGGCTTGTGCTTTGTCAGTTGatctatttgaaaaaaataatggttGCTATGAGCAAGTGAGAAATGTGATTGCTTTCTGCACGTTTGTAAGCATGGGAAGCCTGCAAAGAGAAGTTTGGGAGATACTGGTAATTTGGAAATGCAGTATAAATATTTATCAGTTAGATGACATTGAGCACTGAATTGCATGGTTGGTTTTATGTCATAGGCCTCTTTCTAAAGGTCTCATGTTACTGATACAACCATGTTGTGGAATTGTATATTTTTATGGAACAACTAATGTTTAAAGTACTGAGACCAAAATCACTAGTTAGACCAATTGTGGatgtgttttaatttaaatgttaatTAGTAGAGATATGTTTTAGAgccatatataaatatatatatataaatatattacagAAAGGTGTGGATACAAGATAGGAATGTTCATTTTATGAACTGTATCCTTGTATTACTGAACAAGAGGTGTGTTTTGTTATTCTAATGAAATACTTTACTGCAGCTAGAGCTGCTAAATGCAGTAGCATTTTCATTACGGATTGTAGCATTTGGTTATGGTTTATCAACTACAAAATGTGGAGAGGTGTATCTGGGCATATAAATAGTACGTGTAGAATTggataaatgtttttaaattgcagtaacaaaaaaataacagtcAACTAATTAATAATCATATTTGATACTATGAGAATCCTTTAATAATAAGAAAAGGGTCGATTAAAATACTGCAAGAAACTTGATCTCTGTTACTACTGAGCAGTGCCTGTACTGTGTTAATATGCAGCCCCTACACACTTCTCATATTTGGGTATACAAACAGATTAAAAAGAGGTATCATTTCTGCAAGTAACTTCTGCATCTGTTGCTGCTGTGAAGGATCTTTGGGTTttatcaacagaaaaataaaaattcagtctCGCACACAttgtgtttttgtgtttttcttccgACTTTCCATTTTGAGTACAGGTTATAGACTGCTTTAATTGGCTGTTTATAGTCTCTAGGGCATAACATAAACACCTGCATGTGTGTGGGCATCTGAAAAGAGAAGCTTTAAATCTGTGATTGGTTTGTCTTCTGGTTGCTTTTGAATCTTCCCTTGTCTACGCTGTGATTTGCTGGAGAAAAGAAGTGCTATAAAGTATCTATAGTAGTTTGAGCCTTTTCCATTTTTGAGAAGTCAGCTACATAAACTCAGAGATGCATATTACTCTGAGTCAGATATTATCTTTTAGTTGTTTGAATCAAGTGTCTCATTTTGAGTCAGATCTTTTAATTGTTTGAATCAAGTATCTCAAGTAATAAGATACTGAATTTCTCTTAAGTCCTTCAAAGGACAACTTGTAAGGCTGTTAGTAAAATGTTTCTAGAGTTAGGAACTGAGATTAACTTAGGAGAAAATGCTTCAGTTTAGAATGTAAAATAAGCTGGGGTTCTgttatttgtttgggtttttttttaatttaagtagGCTGGACTGTGAACTGAAAATACATGGAGCAATATTATGTGAAAATTTGGTGTGATAACAAGATAACACTTgaactggaaataaaaacaggtttccagatttatttaaaaaccaaataatttccATGACCTTTCTTATGACATTGCAGTAAGTCAAAAAGCAAAGTTGGAATTTAATTGATACAAAGAAAGGGTGAGACCATGGTTGGTATGTGAACATTGGAATTACAGGGAAATCATGGATACGGTGCAGTTTGagtttctgtgattctttgtCTTCCAAAATCCTGATGAGAAGCTGGTTTCAGAGCAAAGTGGGTGCTGCagtgttttacagaaaaatttCTGTAGTTTGGAGAGTCTTAAGATGGCACACTCAACAGAAGACATCTGAGATTCAGAAGTGGGCCTCAGGATAAAATTCATTGctagttttaatttaaaaaaaccaaaaaaaacccaataaaactGCCCTTTAAAAATAGGTTAGAAATAATTTGAAGTTTTGATGTGTTACTGCTTCTTGTTGCTTTAGAGACATGTCAGGTTTCAAGCGACAAAATCATGAAAAGTAAAACAAGCTCTGTATCCCTCACCTTTGTTGGCTTTAATTATGTGGTTGTTCAAGATTTTTGGGGGCTGGAGTGAGTAAATTGGGCATTTTATTGGTAACCaaaggtttaaaataaatctgcacAGACACATGCTAATAATTTCTTTCCCACTCCtcaaaaaaaaactc encodes:
- the LIN7C gene encoding protein lin-7 homolog C; translation: MAALGEPVRLERDICRAIELLEKLQRSGEVPPQKLQALQRVLQSEFCNAVREVYEHVYETVDISSSPEVRANATAKATVAAFAASEGHSHPRVVELPKTEEGLGFNIMGGKEQNSPIYISRIIPGGIADRHGGLKRGDQLLSVNGVSVEGEHHEKAVELLKAAQGKVKLVVRYTPKVLEEMESRFEKMRSAKRRQQN